The region AACCGGCTCCGGATTTCGACAGCTTTGATGACGATATCCCGTTCTAAGGTCGCAGACCCGCAACGAGCGATACTCAAGAACCCCCGCTGGCGCAGGCCGCGGGGGTTAATGAGATGGTCACCCCCACACCCTGCGAGGGCTACGCTTTCGCAGGGTGTTTTGTTTTTGGAGGCCATCATCATGAGCGAGTCAGCACTGATCGGGATCGATCTCGGCAAACATAATTTCCACCTTCTGGGCCAAGACAAATCGGGCCGCGAGGTGTTTCGCAAAAAGCTCTCGCGAGCGCAGATGATGCGGTTCTTCGGCAACTTGCCGAGCTGCGTCGTGGTAACGGAAGCCTGTGCCGGCTCTCACTTCATCGCCCGTCAGCTTGCGGCGATGGGGCATACGACCAAGTTGATTTCACCGCAGTTTGTCCGCCCTTTCGTCAAGGGCAACAAAAATGACTTTATCGACGCAGAGGCCATTTGCGAGGCGGCTTCCCGTCCGTCCATGCGCTTCGTTACGCCTAAAACCGAGTCTCAGCAAACCCTGTCTGTCCTGCATCGCATGCGCGAGTCGTTGGTGCATGACCGCACCAAGACAGCCAATCAGATGCACGGTTTCCTGCTGGAATTTGGCATCAGCCTGCCCAAAGGCTCAGCCATCATGAAGCGTTTGGCAGCTGTTTTGGCCGAGCATGAGCTGCCTGTGCGGCTGACAGTGCTGTTGCAACGCCTGCACGATCACTTCGTTTACCTGGATGAACAGATCAAGGAACTGGACAAACAACTGGCTTGCCAGCTGGCCGACGATGATCTGGGGAGCCGTTTGCTTAGC is a window of Vitreimonas flagellata DNA encoding:
- a CDS encoding IS110 family transposase, giving the protein MSESALIGIDLGKHNFHLLGQDKSGREVFRKKLSRAQMMRFFGNLPSCVVVTEACAGSHFIARQLAAMGHTTKLISPQFVRPFVKGNKNDFIDAEAICEAASRPSMRFVTPKTESQQTLSVLHRMRESLVHDRTKTANQMHGFLLEFGISLPKGSAIMKRLAAVLAEHELPVRLTVLLQRLHDHFVYLDEQIKELDKQLACQLADDDLGSRLLSMPCVGPITASLLAVEMGDGKQYRCSRDFAASVGLVPRQYSTGGKANLLGISKRGDKHLRQLLVQCSRVYMQRLDHQKGALADWVRALLRRRHSNVVACALANKLARIAWAIAAHHAQYEAGPDALNA